The Coriobacteriia bacterium genome includes a window with the following:
- a CDS encoding linear amide C-N hydrolase: MCTRAVYLGPEETVITARTMDWVEDIRTNLWSLPRGMVRTGLAGPRSVNWTSRFGSVVATGYDAGTADGMNEAGLVTSLLYLTEAQYTPDDGARPLISISLWAQYVLDNFGSVAEAVSALEAEPFVVLAPAMPNGSSSTLHLALSDATGDSAILEYIDGALTIHHGREFQVMTNSPIYDEQLALNKYWESIGGLTWLPGTNRAADRFARASFYITAIPQTADVQLSLASVLGVIRNVSVPLGITTPGQPNISSTRWRSVADHKRRVYYFDSATSPNTFWVPLADLPLDEGDPVQRLRLGGERFYSGNAAGDFEATPPFEFVPATAQ; encoded by the coding sequence ATGTGTACGCGAGCCGTGTATCTCGGACCTGAAGAGACCGTCATCACCGCACGGACGATGGACTGGGTGGAGGACATTCGGACGAACCTGTGGTCGCTGCCGCGGGGCATGGTCCGGACTGGACTCGCAGGTCCACGTTCAGTGAACTGGACATCCCGATTCGGCAGCGTTGTGGCCACGGGCTACGACGCCGGGACCGCCGACGGGATGAACGAGGCGGGACTTGTCACCAGCCTCTTGTATCTGACCGAGGCGCAGTACACCCCCGACGACGGTGCGCGTCCGCTGATCTCGATCTCGTTGTGGGCTCAATACGTGCTCGACAACTTCGGTTCAGTCGCGGAGGCGGTGTCCGCTCTGGAGGCGGAGCCCTTCGTGGTCCTGGCTCCGGCGATGCCCAACGGTTCATCGTCCACTCTGCATCTGGCACTGTCCGACGCAACGGGTGACTCAGCGATTCTCGAGTACATCGACGGCGCGTTGACGATCCACCACGGCCGCGAGTTCCAGGTGATGACCAACTCGCCGATCTATGACGAACAACTTGCGCTCAACAAATACTGGGAGTCCATCGGTGGACTGACATGGTTGCCCGGCACGAACCGCGCTGCAGACCGTTTCGCCCGCGCATCGTTCTACATCACGGCAATCCCACAGACGGCCGACGTTCAACTTTCGCTCGCGAGCGTGCTCGGCGTGATTCGCAACGTGTCGGTGCCGCTCGGCATCACCACGCCGGGTCAGCCCAACATCTCCTCGACTCGGTGGAGGAGCGTCGCAGACCACAAGCGCCGCGTCTACTACTTCGACTCCGCTACCAGCCCGAATACGTTCTGGGTGCCGCTGGCTGACCTCCCGCTTGACGAAGGTGACCCCGTTCAGCGGCTTCGTCTCGGCGGCGAGCGCTTCTACTCGGGCAACGCGGCCGGCGACTTCGAGGCCACGCCGCCGTTCGAGTTCGTTCCTGCAACTGCGCAGTAG
- a CDS encoding CPBP family intramembrane metalloprotease, with protein MPDIDNGSAPTAAPRVRPTALLGFALGLGYTVLFLALEKLLGPSYVDIGNSAATVLSGIVIPLAICTVVTAGLTTWFGWWGPVLREKPLGVRWMWSIPVVLTLLVLVSVDWAQISALGAPYLMVLAVGTLLVGFNEEIVYRGMSLVAFRGAYKEVYVWLLTSLLFGLLHGANLFLGQALAPTIQQIGFAFVLGGVFYVVRRVTGLIVVPMVLHALWDFGSFTWAGAFAVTNVGPAALAGANLVGVLMAIRLPLQVAVIVLCLIAAKRVFSTPTVLAD; from the coding sequence GTGCCGGACATCGACAACGGAAGCGCACCGACGGCTGCACCGAGGGTCAGGCCCACCGCGCTGCTCGGGTTCGCCTTGGGCCTCGGCTACACGGTCCTGTTTCTGGCTCTCGAGAAGCTGCTTGGCCCCTCATATGTGGACATCGGCAACTCGGCGGCCACAGTGCTGAGCGGCATCGTCATTCCCCTCGCCATTTGCACCGTGGTCACAGCCGGCTTGACGACATGGTTTGGCTGGTGGGGGCCGGTTCTTCGGGAGAAGCCCCTGGGCGTCAGGTGGATGTGGTCAATTCCCGTCGTGCTCACGCTACTCGTCTTGGTCAGCGTCGACTGGGCGCAGATTTCGGCGCTCGGTGCGCCGTACCTGATGGTCTTGGCCGTGGGAACGCTGCTCGTTGGCTTCAATGAGGAAATCGTATACCGCGGCATGTCATTGGTTGCGTTTCGCGGGGCGTACAAGGAGGTGTATGTGTGGCTGCTCACGTCGCTGCTCTTCGGGTTGCTGCACGGTGCCAACCTTTTCCTCGGGCAAGCGCTTGCCCCGACCATCCAGCAGATCGGCTTCGCTTTCGTTCTGGGCGGCGTGTTCTACGTAGTCCGACGCGTTACCGGTCTGATCGTTGTACCGATGGTTCTCCACGCCTTGTGGGACTTCGGCTCGTTCACATGGGCGGGCGCCTTCGCGGTCACCAATGTCGGCCCAGCCGCCTTGGCGGGGGCGAACCTGGTCGGCGTGCTGATGGCGATACGACTCCCACTGCAGGTTGCGGTCATCGTCTTGTGCCTGATCGCGGCGAAGCGGGTGTTTTCAACACCTACCGTTCTCGCCGACTAG
- a CDS encoding rifampin ADP-ribosylating transferase ARR-2 — EVEDWESNPELVKGMLETLENLRKQGLQDLIED; from the coding sequence GAGGTCGAGGACTGGGAAAGCAACCCCGAGCTGGTCAAGGGGATGCTGGAGACTCTGGAGAACCTCCGGAAGCAGGGCCTGCAAGACCTCATCGAAGACTAG
- a CDS encoding DUF1254 domain-containing protein, giving the protein MARQSPCILSSSPGHRHSALLAAAILLTAMLAGCSASEPAQPSTDYQEAYSLGSEAFEYGLPLMVTDATYTTMTSVNISSGAYGPVNQFNNVRGANNAGSKAVVAPGSTSLSSIAWLDLRDEPQVLHVPVVKDHYFVLALIDPYTENVRNLGTASNTKPGDYVIVGPAQHDVELPAGTQRIDVAYSRIWVIGSTQLKGPDDVAAVNNIQDGYTLTPLSKYGTGYTPPAPSQPQTEVIKYQMPTGVAFFDALGKQLAAFPPPAGDAAMLSKLSKVGIGPGMTPSQNAKLSSDTAKGLADAVADGSAQIEKDTQSLFAEGFAKNGGYLLGGFGRYGTNYTLRAVISQIGLGAFVPHQAIYAMSWSDSDKKSLSGTAPYVLHMTSPPPADEGWSLTVYDLQGALVANPLNRFAFTNTSALTRNADGSIDFFLQSTEPTSPTQASNWLPTPAGQGFEVMWRLFAPNPTKIDGILDGSGWQPPAIERAH; this is encoded by the coding sequence ATGGCCAGACAGAGTCCATGCATCTTGAGTTCGAGCCCGGGCCACCGTCACAGCGCGCTTCTGGCGGCCGCGATCCTGCTGACGGCCATGCTCGCAGGCTGTAGCGCAAGCGAACCCGCGCAGCCATCCACCGACTACCAAGAGGCGTACAGCCTCGGCTCCGAGGCCTTTGAGTACGGCCTGCCGTTGATGGTCACGGACGCTACGTACACGACGATGACCAGCGTCAATATCTCCAGCGGCGCCTACGGCCCGGTCAACCAGTTCAACAACGTCAGAGGTGCAAACAATGCGGGGAGCAAGGCGGTCGTAGCGCCGGGGTCGACGAGCCTTTCATCGATTGCATGGCTTGACCTGCGCGATGAGCCGCAGGTGCTCCACGTTCCCGTAGTCAAGGATCACTACTTTGTACTCGCGCTGATCGATCCCTATACGGAGAACGTTCGGAACCTCGGCACCGCGAGCAACACCAAGCCCGGCGACTACGTGATCGTTGGCCCGGCCCAGCACGATGTAGAGCTACCTGCTGGTACTCAACGCATCGATGTCGCGTATTCGCGCATCTGGGTGATCGGCTCCACCCAGCTCAAGGGGCCTGACGACGTTGCCGCGGTCAACAACATTCAAGACGGATACACACTGACGCCTCTCAGCAAGTACGGAACGGGGTACACGCCACCCGCTCCCTCCCAGCCGCAGACAGAGGTCATCAAGTACCAGATGCCGACAGGCGTTGCATTCTTCGACGCGCTCGGCAAGCAACTCGCGGCCTTCCCACCTCCAGCTGGAGACGCGGCGATGCTGAGCAAGCTCTCCAAAGTCGGAATCGGTCCGGGCATGACCCCGTCGCAAAATGCGAAGCTGAGCAGCGATACGGCGAAAGGCCTCGCCGATGCGGTTGCAGACGGCTCCGCGCAGATCGAGAAGGACACGCAGAGTCTGTTCGCCGAGGGGTTCGCAAAGAACGGCGGGTATCTCCTGGGAGGCTTTGGCCGATACGGAACCAACTACACGCTTCGCGCAGTCATCTCCCAGATCGGGCTTGGCGCATTCGTCCCGCATCAGGCAATCTACGCCATGAGTTGGAGTGACAGCGACAAGAAGTCGCTATCGGGCACGGCCCCGTACGTGCTCCACATGACCTCGCCTCCACCAGCCGATGAAGGCTGGTCGTTGACCGTGTATGACCTGCAGGGAGCCCTGGTCGCGAATCCGTTGAACCGCTTCGCATTCACGAACACCTCGGCTCTCACTCGTAACGCCGACGGCTCGATTGACTTCTTCCTGCAATCCACCGAACCCACGAGCCCGACTCAGGCGAGCAATTGGCTTCCCACGCCCGCCGGCCAGGGGTTTGAGGTGATGTGGCGGCTCTTCGCACCAAATCCCACGAAGATCGATGGAATACTGGATGGGAGCGGTTGGCAGCCTCCGGCGATTGAGCGGGCGCACTAA
- a CDS encoding bacteriocin-protection protein, whose product MKVGTGRPSMTWPQAVDEALRVGWIDGIRRRVDDERYTIRFTPRKATSHWSDVNIARVAELEAQGRMKPAGRAAFALRTATKSRAASYEQEIPPTLNAADELVFQGTPAAWEYFCTTPPGYRKRMAWWVNSARQQATHDRRLLALIEACAESRRL is encoded by the coding sequence ATGAAGGTCGGCACGGGTCGACCCTCGATGACGTGGCCACAGGCGGTCGACGAGGCGCTGCGCGTGGGATGGATCGACGGCATCCGCCGCCGCGTCGATGACGAGCGCTACACGATTCGCTTCACCCCGCGCAAGGCGACGTCGCACTGGAGCGACGTCAACATCGCGCGCGTCGCCGAACTTGAGGCACAAGGCCGCATGAAGCCCGCCGGACGAGCTGCGTTTGCCCTGCGCACCGCGACCAAGTCCCGCGCTGCGTCCTACGAGCAGGAGATTCCGCCAACCCTGAACGCGGCAGACGAACTGGTTTTCCAGGGAACCCCAGCCGCCTGGGAGTACTTCTGTACCACGCCACCGGGGTACCGCAAACGGATGGCGTGGTGGGTCAACAGCGCAAGACAGCAGGCCACTCACGATCGCCGACTACTCGCACTGATCGAGGCTTGCGCCGAGAGTCGTCGGCTTTGA